A genomic stretch from Flavobacterium humidisoli includes:
- a CDS encoding relaxase/mobilization nuclease domain-containing protein — MIGRVSIGSSFYHCISYCLEDKRELSEEKKLALAMQDLLQHKGRAEVLEYNKCFGNKYELTEQFKDVRRLSRRVEKPMLHLTLRLAPEDKLTREQLREVGRKCAKEFGIADNQYICVLHKDTKEQHIHIAANRVGFNGRVANDSNSYKRMAELCRRLEKKYGLQKVLSPRAFLSPKERLLPRHDSRKEKLKEDIQQTLKYTSSYLAFERHMRELGYKVLKGRGICFIDDKKVKIKGSEVGFSLMKIEKILNQKQQYAMKNAGEEKNYDRDCQSIPNSFTEKQNKEKQGYSLDRPRETVVKEVLGVIGQLMNSEYDPDYIDPELQKISQKKKKKPALRR, encoded by the coding sequence ATGATAGGTCGTGTAAGCATAGGCAGCTCTTTTTATCATTGTATCAGCTACTGTTTGGAAGACAAAAGAGAATTGTCTGAGGAGAAAAAACTTGCACTTGCAATGCAAGACCTTCTGCAGCATAAAGGCCGAGCAGAAGTATTAGAATATAATAAGTGCTTCGGTAACAAATATGAGCTTACAGAGCAGTTTAAAGATGTCAGGAGATTAAGCAGGCGTGTTGAAAAACCAATGCTGCATCTGACCTTACGTTTAGCTCCGGAAGATAAATTGACCAGAGAACAATTGAGAGAAGTTGGAAGAAAATGTGCCAAGGAGTTTGGTATAGCAGACAATCAATACATCTGCGTACTGCATAAGGATACCAAAGAGCAGCATATTCATATAGCAGCCAATCGAGTAGGTTTTAATGGGAGGGTTGCCAATGATAGCAATAGCTACAAACGCATGGCTGAACTTTGTCGACGGCTTGAAAAGAAATACGGTCTTCAAAAAGTATTAAGTCCAAGAGCATTCCTTTCTCCTAAAGAAAGGTTGTTGCCTCGCCATGATAGTAGAAAAGAAAAGCTTAAAGAAGATATCCAACAGACATTAAAGTATACCAGTTCCTATTTAGCATTTGAAAGACATATGCGGGAGTTGGGTTATAAAGTTCTTAAGGGCAGGGGGATTTGTTTTATAGATGATAAAAAAGTAAAAATAAAAGGAAGCGAAGTTGGTTTTTCATTGATGAAAATTGAAAAGATATTAAATCAGAAACAACAGTATGCCATGAAAAATGCAGGTGAAGAAAAAAATTATGATAGAGATTGTCAGTCAATACCTAATTCTTTTACTGAAAAGCAAAACAAAGAAAAGCAAGGCTATAGTTTAGATAGACCAAGAGAAACAGTTGTTAAAGAGGTTTTAGGAGTTATAGGACAGTTAATGAATTCTGAATATGATCCGGATTATATCGATCCTGAATTACAGAAAATTTCTCAAAAGAAAAAGAAGAAACCAGCATTAAGGAGATGA
- a CDS encoding plasmid mobilization protein has protein sequence MEEQNETKKNRGGRPKKAVKRDQLMAIKCTLYERKIIESKAKKVNLTVSEYLREIGLKAKIDCTNKALPKEILSFTGVLNHMAANLNQIAKKRNSNDELSPLERAELKVQSEKVKDLAIQIKKILS, from the coding sequence ATGGAAGAACAGAATGAAACTAAAAAAAATAGAGGAGGTAGGCCGAAAAAGGCGGTAAAAAGAGACCAGCTTATGGCAATTAAATGTACACTCTACGAGCGTAAAATAATTGAATCTAAAGCTAAAAAAGTAAATCTTACCGTTTCCGAATACCTTCGTGAAATTGGACTCAAGGCAAAGATTGATTGCACAAATAAAGCTCTTCCAAAAGAAATTCTAAGCTTTACCGGAGTGCTCAACCACATGGCAGCCAACCTAAACCAGATAGCTAAAAAGAGAAATAGTAATGATGAATTAAGTCCGCTTGAAAGAGCGGAATTAAAAGTACAGTCGGAGAAGGTTAAAGATCTTGCTATCCAAATTAAAAAAATTTTGTCATGA
- a CDS encoding toprim domain-containing protein: MEKFNCKIANQIDLVNYLETLGHEPSQIKNQDYWYLSPLRNEKTPSFKVNQKLNLWYDHGLGKGGNVVDFGIEYFRCTVSEFLRLLNGSSTFSGTSLSLKNENRQSSNQRIANEKKDNLLDKIVIVDVRTLENKFLMAYLHNRSISQEIARQHCKEVDFWLNNRKHTAIGFQNISGGYELRSENFKGSSSPKDITFIDCQTKALVVFEGFFDYLSYKMMNEKSVNVQTNFLVLNSLSFFNKSLHLMEKHERVDLYLDRDTGGIKFTNECLQRDSAKYTDQSFLYRPKKDLNEWLNQEQQVKRGHSFRRSI; encoded by the coding sequence ATGGAAAAGTTCAATTGTAAAATTGCAAATCAAATTGATTTAGTCAATTATCTTGAAACATTGGGACATGAGCCATCACAAATAAAAAATCAGGATTATTGGTATCTATCGCCACTCCGAAATGAAAAGACACCCTCTTTTAAAGTGAATCAAAAATTAAATTTATGGTATGACCATGGATTAGGGAAGGGAGGAAATGTAGTTGATTTTGGGATCGAATATTTTAGATGTACAGTTTCTGAATTTTTACGGCTTTTAAATGGCAGTAGTACTTTCTCTGGGACAAGTTTATCACTTAAGAATGAGAATCGACAGTCTTCAAATCAAAGAATTGCAAATGAGAAGAAAGATAATCTCCTTGATAAAATTGTTATTGTTGATGTTCGCACATTAGAAAATAAATTCCTGATGGCTTATTTACACAACCGAAGCATTTCGCAAGAGATCGCAAGACAACATTGTAAAGAGGTTGATTTTTGGTTAAATAATCGAAAGCATACTGCTATTGGATTTCAGAATATTTCAGGAGGATATGAATTACGTAGTGAAAATTTTAAAGGCAGCAGTTCACCAAAAGATATCACTTTTATAGATTGCCAAACAAAAGCACTAGTCGTTTTTGAAGGCTTTTTTGACTACCTCTCTTATAAAATGATGAATGAAAAATCGGTTAACGTGCAAACAAATTTTTTGGTACTTAATTCACTATCCTTTTTTAACAAGTCACTACATTTAATGGAAAAACACGAGAGAGTCGATCTTTATTTAGACAGAGATACGGGAGGTATAAAATTTACTAACGAATGCCTGCAAAGAGATTCTGCAAAATATACTGACCAAAGTTTTTTATACCGACCAAAGAAAGATTTAAACGAATGGTTAAACCAGGAACAGCAAGTTAAACGAGGTCATAGTTTTAGGCGATCTATATGA
- a CDS encoding primase-helicase family protein, which yields MDLDIPYIRVGTSYFKIIDKPLISGDKVKVMVRWNRETIISDHGKSFLNSILKLDGFCCIPNHFGYEQIVDDFYNTYHELPNQPIVKDFPIDELEKLIPNSLQFIQHIFGDQAQLGLDYIKLLYEKPTQTLPILCLVSKERSTGKSSFIKWLKAIFGMNMTYIKGDSFGSQFNSDWASMLLVAIDEVFFDRKEITERLKYLSTTDKDKMEAKGKDRQEIEFFAKFILCSNNEDNFIQIDEEEIRFWIRKIRTINTEDVFFLKKLNKEIPYFLKYLQMRNYFSQQKTRMWFKPEQIMTASLLKLVNRNKEEILMLELIHECFEKMEEDELKLAPNDLFILLRKQNNRMDISANEIRNILKRWGFTPEDNTKSYCGIELLSHGEYVKVDRRGRFYTIKKILFYKIFDALMQD from the coding sequence ATGGACTTAGATATTCCTTATATCAGAGTAGGAACTTCCTATTTCAAAATTATTGATAAACCTTTAATATCTGGCGATAAAGTAAAAGTAATGGTTCGGTGGAATCGTGAAACAATCATTTCAGATCATGGAAAATCATTTTTGAATAGCATACTTAAATTAGATGGATTTTGCTGTATTCCTAATCATTTTGGTTACGAGCAAATTGTAGATGATTTCTATAATACCTATCATGAACTACCTAACCAACCCATCGTCAAGGATTTTCCGATAGATGAACTAGAAAAATTGATTCCTAATTCATTGCAATTTATTCAACATATTTTTGGCGATCAAGCGCAATTAGGCTTAGACTACATAAAACTTTTATATGAAAAACCTACGCAAACATTACCGATTCTTTGCTTAGTAAGCAAAGAACGATCGACAGGAAAAAGCTCCTTCATAAAGTGGCTGAAAGCAATTTTTGGAATGAATATGACTTACATAAAAGGAGATTCATTTGGCTCGCAGTTTAATTCTGATTGGGCGAGTATGCTTCTTGTGGCTATTGATGAAGTCTTTTTTGATAGAAAGGAGATTACAGAAAGATTAAAGTATCTTTCTACAACTGACAAAGATAAAATGGAAGCAAAAGGCAAGGATCGACAAGAAATCGAATTCTTTGCGAAATTTATTCTTTGTTCTAATAATGAAGATAATTTTATCCAAATAGACGAAGAAGAAATCCGTTTTTGGATTCGTAAAATTCGCACTATAAATACAGAGGATGTATTCTTTCTTAAAAAACTGAACAAAGAAATTCCGTATTTCTTAAAGTACCTCCAAATGAGAAATTATTTTTCTCAACAAAAAACGAGAATGTGGTTTAAACCGGAACAGATTATGACTGCCTCTTTGTTAAAACTTGTAAATCGAAATAAAGAAGAAATTCTGATGCTTGAATTGATTCATGAATGTTTTGAGAAAATGGAAGAGGATGAGTTGAAATTAGCTCCTAATGATCTTTTTATTCTACTGAGAAAGCAAAATAACAGAATGGATATTTCTGCTAATGAAATAAGAAATATTCTGAAACGATGGGGTTTTACACCCGAAGATAATACGAAGTCTTATTGTGGAATTGAATTATTGTCGCATGGTGAATATGTAAAAGTAGATCGAAGAGGACGTTTCTATACCATCAAAAAGATTTTGTTTTATAAAATATTTGATGCTTTGATGCAAGACTAA
- a CDS encoding helix-turn-helix domain-containing protein: MDASNFTSKIDRLELIVMELAKKQDAFIKKALMKLSLNSKDVYSSEEAAEFLSIEVKYIYQLTHQRKIRYSKKKGQKKIYFRKADLLDYLNGEIISTTEDLENTNATFWKK; this comes from the coding sequence ATGGATGCAAGTAATTTTACTTCCAAAATTGATCGATTGGAATTGATCGTAATGGAACTAGCAAAGAAACAAGATGCCTTTATTAAAAAGGCATTAATGAAACTATCTTTAAATAGTAAAGATGTTTATTCCTCTGAAGAAGCTGCCGAGTTTTTATCTATAGAGGTCAAATACATTTATCAGCTTACCCACCAACGAAAGATTAGATATTCCAAGAAAAAAGGTCAAAAGAAAATCTATTTTAGAAAAGCAGATCTTCTTGATTATTTAAACGGAGAGATCATTAGCACTACTGAAGATCTTGAGAACACAAATGCTACTTTTTGGAAAAAATAA
- the mce gene encoding methylmalonyl-CoA epimerase translates to MVNKIEHIGIAVKNMDDANVLFEKMLGVPSYKMEAVESEGVLTSFFQTGNSKIELLVATNPESPIAKFLEKKGEGIHHIAFDVDDIEAEITRLKNEGFVLINEVPKKGADNKLVVFLHPKNTNGVLVELCQEIK, encoded by the coding sequence ATGGTAAATAAAATAGAACATATTGGAATTGCGGTAAAAAATATGGACGATGCGAATGTTTTGTTTGAAAAAATGCTTGGTGTTCCGTCTTATAAAATGGAAGCTGTAGAAAGCGAAGGAGTCTTAACATCCTTTTTTCAGACAGGAAATAGTAAAATAGAGCTTTTGGTAGCAACAAATCCCGAAAGTCCTATTGCTAAATTTTTGGAGAAAAAAGGAGAAGGAATTCATCATATCGCTTTTGATGTTGATGATATCGAAGCTGAAATTACACGTTTAAAAAACGAAGGTTTTGTTTTGATCAATGAAGTTCCGAAGAAAGGAGCAGACAATAAATTGGTCGTTTTTCTGCATCCGAAGAACACAAATGGCGTTTTGGTGGAGCTTTGCCAAGAAATTAAATAA
- a CDS encoding Ig-like domain-containing protein, whose amino-acid sequence MLKDTLKYIAFVILISMISCAKRGSITGGLKDTLPPVLVSSFPKNFSTDFKGNTITLNFDEYVKLKNTNKQLIISPPLKNEPLITPTNVSKFIKIELRDTLQPNTTYSLNFGQAITDNNEGNALNQFKYVFSTGSHIDSLKLNGKIKDAYGKYVDNFVSVMLYEVNDKFKDSTIYKEFPRYITNTLDSMRTFQFENLREGKYLLVALKDKGSNNKFNPKDDKIGFLKSYITIPTDTVYEVELFKETLPLKAFKPIQASGNRLYLPYEGKQDFKNSKPKITLKNGDEVLETIVTQFPKKDSLQVWYKPIKADSLSMEVEKGDYKKRFSFKIKALKKDTLNIKAIQNGQINFRERFTLETETPLVKFDKSKIALVNKDSVAVPYTTEYDEFEQKLYFDFKKEPLDKYSFTFLPGALTDFYEKTNDTLSYKLSTKEYADYGNLILTLKNVKRFPIIVELTNKKGDVVLAEGYSEGETTLEFNLLQPDVFTVRIIYDDNKNKQYDTGNFLEKKYAEEVFYNQEEFDVRANWDRNETIDLSIPFNPEVEKKQDDKKKKEAEKKRKAF is encoded by the coding sequence ATGTTGAAAGACACCTTAAAATACATTGCATTTGTAATTCTAATATCAATGATAAGCTGCGCCAAAAGAGGCAGCATTACCGGCGGTTTAAAAGATACGTTACCTCCTGTTTTGGTATCTAGTTTTCCTAAAAATTTTAGCACAGATTTTAAAGGAAATACAATAACCTTAAATTTTGACGAATATGTCAAACTTAAAAACACCAATAAACAGCTTATTATTTCTCCGCCGTTAAAAAATGAGCCGTTAATTACACCTACAAATGTCAGCAAATTTATAAAGATCGAGCTTCGAGATACTTTACAGCCAAATACAACTTACAGTTTAAATTTTGGGCAGGCGATTACAGACAACAATGAAGGAAACGCACTAAACCAATTCAAATACGTGTTCTCGACAGGATCGCATATTGATTCGCTTAAACTGAACGGAAAAATTAAAGATGCGTATGGAAAATATGTTGACAATTTCGTTTCTGTAATGTTATATGAAGTAAATGATAAATTTAAAGATTCTACCATTTACAAAGAGTTTCCGCGCTACATTACGAACACTTTGGACAGTATGCGAACTTTTCAGTTTGAAAATTTAAGAGAAGGAAAATATCTTTTGGTAGCATTAAAAGATAAAGGTTCAAATAATAAGTTTAATCCAAAAGATGATAAAATCGGATTTTTGAAAAGCTATATCACAATTCCGACGGACACGGTTTATGAGGTGGAATTATTTAAAGAAACGTTACCATTAAAAGCTTTCAAACCTATTCAGGCTTCAGGAAACCGTTTGTATCTTCCTTATGAAGGAAAACAGGATTTCAAAAATTCAAAACCAAAAATTACACTTAAAAATGGCGACGAAGTTCTTGAAACTATCGTAACGCAGTTTCCTAAAAAAGATTCGCTTCAAGTTTGGTACAAGCCAATAAAAGCCGATTCGCTATCAATGGAAGTTGAAAAAGGAGATTATAAAAAAAGATTTTCGTTCAAGATTAAAGCCTTGAAAAAAGATACTTTAAATATTAAAGCGATACAAAACGGTCAGATTAATTTTAGAGAACGTTTTACTTTGGAAACCGAAACTCCATTAGTAAAATTTGACAAATCTAAAATTGCTTTGGTTAATAAAGATTCTGTTGCTGTTCCTTATACAACAGAATATGACGAATTTGAACAGAAATTATATTTCGATTTCAAAAAAGAACCATTGGATAAATATAGTTTCACTTTCTTACCAGGTGCTTTGACCGATTTTTATGAAAAGACAAATGATACTTTATCGTATAAACTCAGCACTAAAGAATATGCCGATTACGGAAATCTGATATTGACTCTTAAGAATGTCAAACGTTTTCCTATAATTGTTGAATTGACCAATAAGAAAGGAGATGTAGTTTTAGCCGAAGGATATTCTGAAGGCGAAACTACTTTAGAATTCAATCTATTGCAACCTGATGTTTTTACTGTACGCATTATATATGACGACAATAAAAACAAACAATACGACACTGGTAATTTCTTAGAAAAGAAATACGCAGAAGAAGTATTTTATAATCAGGAAGAATTTGATGTCCGTGCCAATTGGGATCGGAACGAAACAATCGACTTGAGCATTCCTTTTAATCCAGAAGTCGAGAAGAAACAAGACGATAAAAAGAAAAAAGAAGCAGAAAAGAAACGAAAAGCCTTTTAA
- a CDS encoding amidohydrolase: protein MKIALIQTDLLWQNASKNRENFDSKIDEIQSEVNLIVLPEMFSTGFTMNASEVAETMQGETIEWMKLKAKQKNAAVAGSVVITENEKFYNRMFFVFPSGEIQYYDKRHSFSLAGEDKVYTCGNKKVIVDYLDWKICLQVCYDLRFPVFVRNVENYDLILYVANWPKVRTNAWDALLKARAIENLSYVVGVNRIGNDAHDYEHIGHSQAIDFLGNYILEPQEKNGVFVVELDKNTMYETRKKLDFLSDRDQFEIKF from the coding sequence ATGAAAATTGCTTTAATCCAAACCGATCTTCTTTGGCAAAATGCCAGTAAAAACAGAGAAAATTTTGATTCGAAAATTGATGAAATTCAATCGGAAGTAAATCTTATTGTGCTTCCCGAAATGTTTTCGACCGGATTTACAATGAATGCTTCTGAAGTTGCCGAAACAATGCAAGGAGAAACGATTGAATGGATGAAATTGAAAGCAAAACAAAAAAATGCTGCAGTTGCAGGAAGTGTTGTTATCACAGAAAACGAAAAGTTTTATAATAGGATGTTTTTTGTTTTTCCGTCAGGAGAAATTCAGTATTACGATAAGCGACATTCTTTTTCTCTCGCAGGCGAAGACAAAGTGTATACGTGCGGAAATAAAAAGGTAATTGTCGATTATCTAGATTGGAAAATATGTCTGCAGGTTTGTTACGATTTGAGATTTCCGGTTTTTGTACGTAATGTAGAAAACTACGACCTTATTTTGTATGTCGCCAATTGGCCAAAAGTACGCACAAATGCTTGGGATGCTTTGCTAAAAGCACGTGCCATAGAAAATCTTTCGTATGTGGTTGGGGTAAACAGAATTGGGAATGATGCTCATGATTATGAACATATTGGTCATTCTCAAGCAATAGATTTTTTGGGCAATTATATTTTAGAGCCACAAGAAAAAAATGGTGTTTTTGTCGTAGAATTAGACAAAAACACCATGTATGAAACGCGTAAAAAATTAGACTTTTTAAGCGATAGAGATCAGTTTGAAATTAAGTTTTAA
- a CDS encoding GntP family permease produces MSILILTACIIFLILQIAWFKINPFIAFIITSLLAALFLGLPIETISPVLQKGLGEMLGSITLIIVFGTCIGKLAVSSGAANVIAKTVMNWTGKKYVRLGLMITGFIIGIPLFYSVGFVLLVPLIFSVAHQFKLSKVYLGIPMLASLSVAHGFLPPHPSPMALSSILKADIGLVLIYGIIIAIPTILIAGLWFSTRFKNIKTESDHEILNVEEIKNEGKLPSFGLSLFSALFPVFGLTITSLLPLISDNEKLIAICKIIGDPSIIMLLSLLLCTYTLGIKMNRSMSSVMDDYTQAIKDVALIVLIVGGAGCLKEVMIVSGVNETIVATLNQVNIHPFLLAWMMAAIIRIRVGSATAAGLMTASVLLPLLQSNDLDPNLFVLSVGAGSLMCSHVNDPSFWMFKEYFNISLKDTFKSWTVMESLVSVLGIVFIFILNALIH; encoded by the coding sequence ATGAGCATTCTCATACTCACTGCATGCATTATTTTCTTGATTTTACAGATTGCTTGGTTCAAAATTAATCCGTTTATCGCGTTTATCATTACCTCACTCTTGGCTGCACTTTTTCTTGGTTTGCCCATAGAAACGATTTCACCTGTTTTGCAAAAAGGCCTTGGTGAAATGCTCGGATCTATTACCTTAATTATTGTTTTTGGAACGTGTATCGGAAAATTGGCTGTTTCGTCTGGAGCTGCAAATGTCATCGCTAAAACAGTTATGAATTGGACAGGAAAAAAATACGTTCGTTTGGGTTTAATGATTACCGGATTTATAATCGGAATTCCGCTTTTTTATAGCGTTGGATTTGTGCTTTTAGTTCCACTGATTTTTTCCGTTGCGCATCAATTCAAATTATCAAAAGTATATTTAGGAATTCCGATGCTGGCTTCGCTTTCTGTGGCACATGGTTTTCTTCCTCCTCATCCATCGCCAATGGCATTGAGCAGCATTCTAAAAGCAGATATCGGTTTGGTTTTAATTTACGGAATTATAATCGCCATTCCGACCATTTTAATTGCGGGATTATGGTTTTCAACTCGTTTTAAAAACATCAAAACCGAATCGGATCATGAAATTTTAAATGTTGAAGAAATAAAAAACGAAGGCAAACTTCCTAGTTTTGGCTTGAGTTTATTCTCTGCCTTATTTCCCGTTTTCGGATTAACGATTACTTCTCTACTACCATTAATTTCAGATAATGAAAAACTAATTGCTATCTGCAAAATTATTGGAGACCCAAGTATCATTATGCTTTTGTCACTTCTTTTATGTACTTATACTTTAGGAATTAAAATGAATAGAAGCATGTCATCTGTTATGGACGACTATACACAAGCGATAAAAGATGTCGCTTTAATTGTCCTAATTGTTGGCGGTGCGGGCTGTTTAAAAGAAGTTATGATTGTAAGTGGAGTAAACGAAACCATTGTTGCTACTTTAAATCAAGTCAATATTCATCCGTTTTTATTAGCTTGGATGATGGCCGCCATCATCCGTATTCGTGTTGGTTCTGCAACTGCTGCAGGTTTAATGACTGCGAGCGTTTTATTACCTTTACTACAATCAAACGATCTCGACCCCAATCTCTTTGTCCTTTCTGTTGGCGCTGGAAGTTTAATGTGTTCGCATGTAAACGATCCGAGTTTCTGGATGTTCAAAGAATATTTCAACATTAGTCTAAAAGACACTTTTAAATCCTGGACCGTAATGGAATCTTTGGTTTCTGTTTTAGGAATTGTATTTATATTTATTTTAAACGCTTTAATACATTAA
- a CDS encoding RidA family protein: MSLNPQEKFESLGLSLPPAPQPLGIYKPYLVDGKYLYLSGHGPVQDDKSLIIGRIGEDMDIEAGKLAARQVGLTMLSTIVTNFGSLSKVKRVIKVLGMVNCTSDFLKHPYVINGCSELFAEVWGQENGIGVRSAVGFGSLPDNIPVEVEALFELY, encoded by the coding sequence ATGAGTTTAAATCCGCAAGAAAAATTCGAAAGTCTTGGTTTGTCACTTCCCCCTGCTCCACAGCCTTTAGGAATTTACAAACCCTATTTAGTAGACGGCAAATACTTGTATCTTTCAGGACATGGACCTGTACAAGACGATAAATCTTTAATTATCGGACGCATTGGAGAAGATATGGATATCGAGGCAGGAAAATTAGCAGCAAGGCAAGTTGGACTAACAATGCTTTCTACAATCGTAACCAATTTTGGAAGCTTAAGTAAAGTCAAAAGAGTGATCAAAGTGCTCGGAATGGTAAATTGCACATCTGATTTCTTAAAACATCCTTATGTGATTAATGGATGCAGCGAATTATTTGCAGAAGTTTGGGGACAGGAAAACGGAATCGGAGTAAGAAGTGCAGTCGGATTTGGTTCGCTTCCTGACAATATTCCTGTTGAAGTTGAGGCACTTTTTGAATTGTATTAA
- a CDS encoding D-TA family PLP-dependent enzyme — MQKNWWEINSETLIDTPFLAVYEDRVRQNIEKLISYVKGDTQRLRPHIKTHKNAEVLELFKIYNIKKIKCATIAEAELAANQQIEDILLAYQPVGLKAERWISLIKKFPETHFSTIADNLKTASDLNEIAKRNNLVLFVYLDLNTGMNRTGFSILENWTGLIDAISQLKNLQFEGIHIYDGHIKGTVEERNLEASKSFEQIINKAENFKIVAGGSNTFPFYAAQENVECSPGTFVFWDSNYQIHLPEQDFKPALVIVGTIISKPTKNTFCVDIGYKAVSSENPIDKRLTILNDENLIPIAHSEEHLILENKGQNEYEIGDIIYAEPYHVCPTVALYDNLQAVNKKQQIYAQWPVGARGRKNTI; from the coding sequence ATGCAAAAGAACTGGTGGGAAATAAATTCCGAAACACTTATCGACACTCCGTTTTTAGCAGTTTACGAAGATCGAGTACGTCAAAATATCGAAAAGTTGATTTCTTATGTGAAAGGCGACACGCAACGATTGCGTCCGCACATTAAAACACATAAAAATGCCGAAGTTTTAGAGCTTTTTAAAATTTACAACATCAAGAAAATAAAATGCGCTACAATAGCCGAAGCAGAACTTGCCGCAAATCAGCAAATTGAAGATATTCTTTTAGCATATCAACCTGTTGGATTAAAAGCGGAAAGATGGATTTCATTAATTAAAAAATTTCCTGAAACTCATTTTTCAACTATTGCAGACAATCTGAAAACAGCTTCAGATTTAAACGAAATTGCCAAAAGAAATAATCTCGTTCTTTTCGTTTATTTGGATTTAAATACAGGAATGAACCGAACTGGTTTTTCGATTTTAGAAAATTGGACTGGTTTAATTGATGCTATTTCACAATTAAAAAATCTTCAGTTTGAAGGAATTCATATTTATGATGGCCATATAAAAGGAACTGTTGAAGAAAGAAATTTAGAAGCTTCTAAGTCTTTTGAACAGATTATTAATAAAGCAGAAAACTTTAAAATTGTCGCTGGCGGTTCTAATACTTTTCCATTTTATGCAGCGCAGGAAAATGTAGAGTGCAGTCCGGGAACTTTTGTTTTTTGGGATTCGAATTATCAAATCCATTTACCTGAACAAGATTTCAAACCTGCGTTAGTAATCGTTGGAACAATAATTTCTAAACCGACTAAAAATACATTTTGCGTAGATATTGGTTATAAAGCCGTTTCATCTGAAAATCCGATTGATAAAAGATTGACCATTTTAAATGATGAAAACTTGATTCCAATCGCACATTCAGAAGAACATTTAATTCTTGAAAATAAAGGTCAAAACGAATATGAAATTGGCGATATTATTTATGCGGAACCTTATCATGTCTGCCCGACTGTTGCTTTGTACGATAATCTTCAGGCAGTAAACAAAAAACAGCAAATTTATGCGCAATGGCCAGTTGGTGCGCGAGGCCGAAAAAATACTATTTAA